In the genome of Nocardioides seonyuensis, one region contains:
- a CDS encoding ATP-dependent helicase, producing the protein MSHPTYRLVQPDRSVEVPVLDEHQQSVVDHPGGPLLVLAGPGTGKTTTLVEAIVDRIEQRGADPSSVLALTFSRRAAQQLRDRVTARLGRTTSAAMCSTFHSFAYSLIRAHSPAELYDAPLQLLSAPEADVVLRELLTDNPESVTWPEGLRQALGTRGFTREVHAVLSRAREKGLDGAALQALGRAHDLPELLAAGLFLDQYLTVLDSLGATDHADLIRRSVIEAEAHREELRARFAHVFVDEYQDTDPGQVALLRALAGDGRNLTVVGDPHQSIYGFRGADVRGILDFPSQFTARDGSAAPVVVLRQTRRFGAHLLLAAQRVSSRLSLAGSIGAEAREAFLAPEAVPGPHGAGKVDVLTFDSDRGEAEHLADLLRRAHLEDGIDWDDMAVLVRSGQSSIPPLRRALAAAGVPVEVAADEVPLVRDPAVVPLLDALRAILNLENDDPDSSGYLDPGRVESLLLSPLAGLDANDLRGLVRRLRVRDKHRAAESGQPSRTSRELLRLSVVEESFLDGLDGDEVERAAELAALLRGGHKLVTDRAPAEDVLWHLWSGTSWPDRLRRQVDLGGAAARRAHRDLDSVCALFELAARTEAQRDHRGVAPFLDNLVAQQIPGDTLAERGTRGSAVRLLTAHRSKGLEWELVVVAHVQQDGWPDLRRRATLLGADRIGVTTDGRPDLVPPVTPRSLLMEERRLFYVACTRSRRRLVVTAVRSSDDEGDQPSRFLDELGVNIAHRVGRPERPLSLGGLVAELRRTVADPETSPALRDAAARRLAALSREASAGRPLVPSADPGAWWGTRSASRAAAPVRPADRPVKVSASMLDAIRACPASWFFSQEAGGVTAAHQSANLGRIVHALAEAVQEGELPAESEALMAEVNQVWDRLAFRTPWSRKREHDRVRTAVDRFLEWHRANPREVLGTEVSFSTVVDVDGEQVQLKGFADRIELDSAGDVVVVDFKTGRTKPTGPEVIGNIQLALYQYAVDSGALDELAVRPVRSGGAELVQLGLTEGGASATVQPQSTHPDDSPARTDLRAHLADAAAHLRRETFPARIGAHCRYCSFLAICPAKGAGSVTVQ; encoded by the coding sequence GTGAGCCATCCGACCTACCGCCTCGTGCAGCCCGACCGCTCGGTCGAGGTGCCGGTCCTCGACGAGCACCAGCAGTCCGTCGTCGACCACCCCGGTGGGCCGCTGCTCGTGCTCGCGGGTCCGGGCACGGGCAAGACCACCACCCTGGTCGAGGCGATCGTCGACCGGATCGAGCAGCGGGGCGCAGACCCCTCCTCCGTCCTGGCCCTGACGTTCTCGCGCAGGGCTGCCCAGCAGCTGCGCGACCGGGTGACCGCGCGCCTGGGGCGCACCACCTCGGCCGCGATGTGCTCGACCTTCCACTCCTTCGCCTACTCCCTCATCCGGGCCCACAGCCCGGCCGAGCTCTACGACGCCCCGCTCCAGCTGCTGTCCGCGCCCGAGGCAGACGTGGTGCTGCGTGAGCTCCTGACGGACAACCCCGAGTCGGTCACCTGGCCCGAGGGGCTGCGTCAGGCGCTCGGCACCCGCGGCTTCACCCGCGAGGTGCATGCGGTGCTCTCCCGAGCCCGGGAGAAGGGCCTCGACGGCGCCGCGCTCCAGGCGCTCGGTCGGGCCCATGACCTCCCCGAGCTCCTCGCCGCGGGCCTCTTCCTCGACCAGTACCTCACGGTGCTGGACTCGCTCGGGGCCACCGACCACGCCGACCTCATCCGTCGCTCCGTCATCGAGGCGGAGGCACATCGCGAGGAGCTCCGGGCCCGGTTCGCCCACGTCTTCGTCGACGAGTACCAGGACACCGACCCCGGGCAGGTTGCGCTGCTGCGTGCGCTGGCCGGTGACGGCCGCAACCTCACCGTGGTGGGTGATCCCCACCAGTCGATCTACGGCTTCCGGGGCGCCGACGTCCGGGGGATCCTCGACTTCCCGTCGCAGTTCACCGCCCGCGACGGCTCGGCCGCGCCGGTCGTGGTGCTGCGGCAGACCCGTCGGTTCGGGGCCCACCTCCTGCTGGCGGCGCAGCGCGTGTCCAGCCGTCTGTCCCTCGCCGGCAGCATCGGAGCCGAGGCTCGCGAGGCCTTCCTCGCGCCCGAGGCCGTGCCCGGGCCCCACGGCGCCGGCAAGGTCGACGTGCTCACCTTCGACTCCGACCGCGGTGAGGCCGAGCACCTCGCGGACCTCCTGCGCCGCGCCCACCTCGAGGACGGCATCGACTGGGACGACATGGCGGTGCTGGTCCGCTCAGGGCAGTCGTCGATCCCACCACTGCGCCGGGCGCTCGCGGCTGCCGGCGTGCCGGTGGAGGTCGCCGCCGACGAGGTCCCGCTGGTCCGCGACCCTGCGGTGGTTCCCCTGCTCGACGCGCTGAGGGCCATCCTCAACCTCGAGAACGACGATCCCGACTCCTCGGGCTACCTCGACCCCGGCCGGGTGGAGTCGCTCCTCCTCTCGCCGCTGGCCGGGCTCGACGCCAACGACCTGCGCGGGCTCGTGAGGCGACTGCGGGTGCGTGACAAGCACCGCGCGGCCGAGTCCGGCCAACCCTCACGCACCTCCCGCGAGCTGCTGCGCCTCAGTGTGGTCGAGGAGTCGTTCCTCGACGGTCTCGACGGTGACGAGGTCGAGCGAGCGGCTGAGCTCGCGGCCCTGCTGCGAGGCGGGCACAAGCTGGTGACCGACCGCGCGCCCGCCGAGGACGTGCTCTGGCACCTGTGGTCCGGCACGTCCTGGCCCGACCGCCTGCGACGCCAGGTCGACCTCGGTGGCGCAGCGGCGCGGCGAGCCCACCGCGACCTCGACTCTGTCTGCGCCCTCTTCGAGCTCGCAGCCCGCACCGAGGCCCAGCGCGACCACCGTGGCGTGGCGCCGTTCCTCGACAACCTCGTCGCCCAGCAGATCCCGGGCGACACCCTCGCCGAGCGGGGCACGCGCGGCTCAGCGGTCCGGCTGCTGACCGCTCACCGCTCCAAGGGGCTGGAGTGGGAGCTCGTGGTCGTCGCCCACGTGCAGCAGGACGGGTGGCCCGACCTGCGCCGCCGCGCGACCCTCCTGGGCGCCGACCGGATCGGCGTCACCACCGACGGCCGCCCCGACCTCGTGCCCCCGGTGACCCCGAGGTCGCTGCTCATGGAGGAGCGGCGACTCTTCTACGTCGCCTGCACGCGGTCGCGTCGTCGCCTGGTCGTGACCGCCGTCCGGTCAAGCGACGACGAGGGCGACCAGCCCTCCCGCTTCCTCGACGAGCTGGGGGTCAACATCGCCCACCGCGTCGGTCGCCCGGAACGCCCGCTGTCCCTGGGCGGACTCGTCGCCGAGCTGCGACGCACCGTCGCCGACCCCGAGACCTCACCCGCGCTCCGCGACGCGGCCGCACGCCGTCTCGCAGCCCTCTCACGGGAGGCCTCGGCGGGTCGGCCGCTGGTGCCCTCGGCCGATCCCGGCGCCTGGTGGGGCACCCGCAGCGCCAGCCGTGCCGCCGCGCCGGTGCGTCCCGCCGACCGGCCGGTCAAGGTCTCGGCCAGCATGCTCGACGCGATTCGGGCCTGCCCGGCGTCGTGGTTCTTCTCCCAGGAGGCGGGCGGGGTCACCGCTGCCCACCAGTCGGCCAACCTCGGCCGCATCGTCCACGCGCTGGCCGAGGCCGTCCAGGAGGGCGAGCTGCCGGCAGAGTCAGAGGCCCTGATGGCCGAGGTCAACCAGGTGTGGGACAGGCTCGCGTTCCGGACCCCGTGGTCGCGCAAGCGGGAGCACGACCGGGTGCGCACGGCGGTCGACCGCTTCCTCGAGTGGCACCGCGCCAACCCGCGCGAGGTGCTCGGCACCGAGGTGTCGTTCAGCACCGTCGTGGACGTCGACGGGGAGCAGGTCCAGCTCAAGGGCTTCGCCGACCGCATCGAGCTCGACTCCGCCGGCGACGTGGTCGTGGTCGACTTCAAGACAGGCCGCACCAAGCCGACCGGCCCGGAGGTCATCGGCAACATCCAGCTGGCCCTCTACCAGTACGCCGTCGACAGCGGAGCACTCGACGAGCTCGCCGTTCGACCCGTGCGCTCGGGCGGGGCGGAGCTGGTGCAGCTCGGCCTGACCGAGGGCGGCGCCTCGGCCACTGTCCAGCCGCAGTCCACGCACCCCGACGACAGCCCCGCCCGCACCGACCTGCGTGCCCACCTGGCCGACGCCGCGGCCCACCTGCGTCGCGAGACGTTCCCCGCCCGCATCGGGGCCCACTGTCGCTACTGCTCGTTCCTGGCCATCTGCCCGGCCAAGGGCGCAGGCTCGGTGACGGTCCAGTGA
- a CDS encoding ATP-dependent helicase, giving the protein MTTQAIRLETPEELRALMGGHAPSDEQWAAITAPLRPTVIVAGAGSGKTTLMAQRVVYLVATGQVRPEEVLGLTFTTKAAAELRTRVIQALTRAGLLDRSMITDGEDALEPTVSTYHAYASALLADHGLRVGHEPDTRVVSDASRYQLGARVIERFTGSIELLSDHPATVIQNLLALDGAMSEHLAEPDDVRRVDAEARRGFERALAEEHAGKARKTYLDAISKAINTIDRRAELLELVEGYRRLKADLGLMDFGDQIAVAARLVAGQPAVGEAERARFKVVLLDEYQDTSVAQAMMLAGLFSGATPETGLGHPVMAVGDPNQAIYGWRGASVSNILNFDQTFPAADGTVHRLPLTVNRRSDRRILEVANQLAAPLLAAYGDKVARLVAPADVADGSVETAVFERADDELEWLAAQVQRLCPDRHGYSGIGVLTRDNAQAEDVYDALTSAGIPVEIVGLSGLIRLSEVAEVVATLSLLHDVADNPSMLTLLTGPRWAIGPRDLRLLAVRAAEIAGVGGRAATAGVAAQILAIADGIDVSELPALSDALESPGDHPFSAEARERFALLAAELRRLRRHVGDPLLDLVRRIIDTTGVDVELASSTNPAAAARRDNLDLFVKAVAEFQSVDGDVTLPALLAYLTAEDDQGNGLDVATPTLADSVKLLTVHRAKGLEWKAVFCVGVGESRFPSTRSRTLWTSSPAVLPAPLRGDRADQPELVGHDKAALDAYRAAARAHDAEEELRLGYVAFTRAEHHLAVTSYVWGQRTSAFGPSDYQRVVRDLLVEWGEPVVQWLEKPEKGTLNPNASVDQSRPWPVSGPGEEARRRLAAAELVRRIDPTAPDEGLDMIEAARVAEWDDDLHQLLAEARAERSTDVEVPLPSSLSVTSLARLRDDPEAFARELVRPMPRPTAPAARFGTAFHAWIETRFGQQLLLDDEDLPGRADSGIDDSDDLRAVIERFEAGPFADRAPAAVEAPFALVLAGQVVRGRIDAVYAEPEGRFLVVDWKTNASETADPLQLALYRLAWAELHSVPVEHVRAAFHYVRTGNTVEPPRLPGRDELEQLLSRG; this is encoded by the coding sequence GTGACGACCCAGGCGATCCGGCTCGAGACCCCCGAGGAGCTCAGGGCGCTGATGGGCGGCCACGCGCCCAGCGACGAGCAGTGGGCGGCGATCACCGCCCCGCTGCGTCCCACCGTCATCGTGGCCGGCGCAGGGTCGGGCAAGACGACGCTCATGGCCCAGCGTGTGGTCTACCTCGTGGCGACCGGCCAGGTCCGGCCCGAGGAGGTACTCGGCCTGACCTTCACCACCAAGGCGGCGGCAGAGCTGCGCACCCGGGTCATCCAGGCCCTGACCAGGGCGGGCCTCCTCGACCGATCGATGATCACCGACGGCGAGGACGCCCTCGAGCCGACCGTCTCGACCTACCACGCCTATGCCAGTGCGCTGCTCGCCGACCACGGCCTCCGGGTGGGTCACGAGCCTGACACCCGCGTCGTGTCCGACGCCTCCCGCTACCAGCTCGGCGCCCGGGTGATCGAGCGCTTCACCGGCTCGATCGAGCTCCTCTCCGACCACCCTGCCACGGTCATCCAGAACCTCCTGGCGCTCGACGGCGCGATGAGCGAGCACCTCGCCGAACCTGACGACGTGCGGCGCGTGGACGCAGAGGCGCGGCGCGGGTTCGAGCGAGCCTTGGCCGAGGAGCACGCCGGAAAGGCGCGCAAGACCTACCTCGACGCGATCAGCAAGGCCATCAACACCATCGACCGCCGCGCAGAGCTGCTCGAGCTGGTCGAGGGCTACCGACGCCTCAAGGCCGACCTGGGGCTGATGGACTTCGGTGACCAGATCGCCGTGGCCGCGCGGCTGGTGGCAGGGCAGCCTGCTGTCGGCGAGGCCGAGCGGGCCCGATTCAAGGTGGTGCTCCTCGACGAGTACCAGGACACCTCGGTGGCCCAGGCCATGATGCTGGCCGGGCTGTTCTCCGGCGCCACGCCCGAGACCGGGCTGGGCCACCCGGTGATGGCGGTCGGTGACCCGAACCAGGCGATCTACGGTTGGCGCGGCGCCTCGGTCTCCAACATCCTCAACTTCGACCAGACGTTCCCCGCTGCCGACGGCACGGTCCACCGGCTGCCGCTCACCGTCAACCGGCGGTCCGACCGCCGCATCCTCGAGGTGGCCAACCAGCTGGCCGCGCCACTTCTCGCCGCCTACGGCGACAAGGTCGCCCGACTGGTCGCTCCCGCCGACGTGGCCGACGGGTCGGTCGAGACGGCGGTCTTCGAGCGCGCCGACGACGAGCTCGAGTGGCTCGCGGCCCAGGTGCAGCGCCTGTGTCCCGATCGCCACGGCTACTCCGGGATCGGCGTCCTGACGCGTGACAACGCCCAGGCCGAGGACGTCTACGACGCCCTGACCAGCGCCGGGATCCCGGTCGAGATCGTCGGGCTGTCAGGCCTGATCCGGCTGTCCGAGGTCGCCGAGGTCGTGGCCACCTTGTCGCTGCTGCACGACGTGGCCGACAACCCCTCGATGCTCACGCTGCTGACCGGCCCGCGGTGGGCCATCGGCCCTCGAGACCTGCGGCTGCTCGCTGTCCGGGCGGCGGAGATCGCGGGCGTGGGAGGCCGGGCAGCGACCGCAGGGGTCGCCGCGCAGATCCTCGCCATCGCCGACGGCATCGACGTCTCGGAGCTGCCCGCGCTCTCCGACGCGCTGGAGTCGCCGGGCGACCACCCGTTCTCCGCGGAGGCGCGTGAGCGCTTCGCCCTGCTCGCCGCCGAGCTGCGCCGGCTGCGACGTCACGTCGGCGACCCGCTGCTCGACCTGGTGCGCCGCATCATCGACACCACGGGCGTGGACGTCGAGCTGGCGTCCTCGACCAATCCGGCAGCAGCCGCCCGCCGCGACAACCTCGACCTCTTCGTCAAGGCCGTGGCGGAGTTCCAGTCCGTCGACGGTGACGTGACGCTGCCTGCCCTGCTTGCCTACCTCACGGCGGAGGACGACCAGGGCAACGGGCTCGACGTGGCCACGCCCACACTCGCCGACTCGGTCAAGCTCCTGACAGTCCACCGGGCCAAGGGTCTGGAGTGGAAGGCCGTGTTCTGCGTCGGGGTCGGTGAGAGCAGGTTCCCCTCCACCCGCTCCCGCACCCTGTGGACCTCGTCCCCGGCCGTGCTCCCTGCGCCGCTGCGAGGCGACCGCGCCGACCAGCCCGAGCTCGTCGGCCACGACAAGGCCGCGCTTGACGCCTACCGTGCCGCGGCGCGCGCACACGACGCCGAGGAGGAGCTGCGCCTGGGCTACGTCGCGTTCACCCGCGCCGAGCACCACCTCGCCGTGACCTCCTACGTCTGGGGCCAGCGCACGAGCGCGTTCGGTCCGTCGGACTACCAGCGCGTCGTGCGTGACCTGCTCGTGGAGTGGGGCGAGCCCGTCGTGCAGTGGCTGGAGAAGCCCGAGAAGGGCACGCTCAACCCCAATGCCTCGGTCGACCAGTCCCGGCCCTGGCCGGTCTCCGGCCCGGGCGAGGAGGCGCGACGCCGGCTGGCCGCAGCCGAGCTCGTCCGCCGCATCGACCCCACCGCCCCCGACGAGGGTCTGGACATGATCGAGGCGGCGCGGGTCGCCGAGTGGGACGACGACCTGCACCAGCTCCTCGCAGAGGCGCGCGCCGAGCGCTCGACCGACGTCGAGGTGCCCCTTCCCTCGAGCCTGTCCGTCACGTCGCTGGCCAGGCTCCGTGACGACCCGGAGGCGTTCGCGCGCGAGCTGGTCCGGCCCATGCCGCGTCCCACGGCACCCGCCGCCAGGTTCGGGACCGCGTTCCACGCCTGGATCGAGACTAGGTTCGGCCAACAGCTGCTCCTGGACGACGAGGACCTCCCCGGACGTGCCGACAGCGGCATCGACGACTCCGACGACCTCCGCGCCGTCATCGAGCGCTTCGAGGCCGGCCCGTTCGCCGATCGAGCCCCGGCCGCGGTGGAGGCCCCCTTCGCGCTGGTGCTGGCTGGTCAGGTGGTGCGTGGCCGCATCGACGCGGTCTACGCCGAGCCCGAGGGCCGCTTCCTGGTCGTCGACTGGAAGACCAACGCCTCAGAGACCGCTGACCCGCTCCAGCTCGCGCTCTACCGCCTGGCCTGGGCCGAGCTCCACTCCGTCCCGGTCGAGCACGTCCGCGCGGCCTTCCACTACGTCCGCACCGGCAACACGGTGGAACCGCCTCGCCTTCCCGGCCGCGACGAGCTGGAGCAGCTTCTAAGCCGAGGCTGA
- the deoD gene encoding purine-nucleoside phosphorylase yields the protein MSTHIGAQRGDIAPTVLLPGDPLRAKWIAETFLEGARCYNEVRGMLGFTGTWQGHPVSVQGSGMGQPSMAIYVNELFRDFDVESVVRVGSCGALAEEVGVRDLVIASGACTDSSMNRIAFHGLDYAPVADFGLLRAAVEAAESRSEGPGFHVGLLFSSDSFYPARPELAGEMVKYGVLAIEMEASALYTLAARHGRRALAICTVSDHIVTGEETTSQEREQTFGDMVEIALTAALGQR from the coding sequence GTGAGCACGCACATCGGCGCCCAGCGAGGCGACATCGCCCCCACCGTCCTGCTCCCCGGAGACCCCCTCCGGGCCAAGTGGATCGCGGAGACGTTCCTGGAGGGAGCGCGCTGCTACAACGAGGTGCGCGGCATGCTGGGCTTCACCGGCACGTGGCAGGGACACCCCGTGTCGGTGCAGGGCTCGGGGATGGGCCAGCCCTCCATGGCGATCTACGTCAACGAGCTCTTCCGCGACTTCGACGTCGAGTCGGTCGTCCGGGTGGGCTCGTGCGGAGCGCTGGCCGAGGAGGTGGGCGTGCGCGACCTGGTCATCGCCTCCGGCGCATGCACCGACTCCTCCATGAACCGCATCGCTTTCCACGGCCTCGACTACGCACCGGTCGCAGACTTCGGGCTCCTGCGCGCCGCGGTGGAGGCGGCGGAGTCGCGCTCCGAGGGACCCGGGTTCCACGTGGGGCTGCTGTTCTCGAGCGACTCGTTCTACCCGGCGCGGCCCGAGCTGGCCGGCGAGATGGTGAAGTACGGCGTCCTCGCCATCGAGATGGAGGCGAGCGCGCTCTACACCCTCGCGGCCAGGCACGGGCGCCGAGCGCTGGCGATCTGCACCGTCTCCGACCACATCGTCACCGGGGAAGAGACGACGTCCCAGGAGCGGGAGCAGACCTTCGGCGACATGGTGGAGATCGCGCTGACCGCTGCGCTCGGCCAGCGCTGA
- the nudC gene encoding NAD(+) diphosphatase gives MTDETLPHVALSAHAHNRHGLRRTDDAWLKEQMADPGTRVLVVAGNRIRPADGKVVWVAPDQAPPGRLVLLGDRDDVVHLAVIVDPQEAPGVPGEWVPLRAVLPDLARAPQEAPLLFHALGLAEWHHATRFCPRCGSVLESRAAGHELRCTACDRPQFPRTDPAVIMAVLHEDSLLLGRHPSWPENRWSTLAGFCEPGETLEDAVRREVLEEVGLEVGAVDYFGNQPWPLPASLMLGFVAHATTTDIHVDEAEIADARWWTREEFLEDVRAGRLLVPRGVSISTSLIVQWLGQPLEGGWN, from the coding sequence GTGACCGACGAGACGTTGCCCCACGTGGCCCTCTCCGCACACGCCCACAACCGCCACGGGCTCAGGCGCACCGACGACGCGTGGTTGAAGGAGCAGATGGCCGACCCCGGCACGCGGGTGCTGGTCGTCGCGGGCAACCGCATCCGCCCCGCCGACGGCAAGGTCGTCTGGGTCGCGCCGGACCAGGCGCCGCCCGGCCGGCTGGTGCTGCTCGGCGATCGCGACGACGTGGTCCACCTCGCTGTCATCGTGGACCCGCAGGAGGCGCCGGGCGTCCCGGGGGAGTGGGTGCCGCTGCGGGCGGTCCTGCCCGACCTGGCCCGGGCGCCGCAGGAGGCGCCCCTCCTCTTCCACGCACTCGGGCTCGCCGAGTGGCACCACGCCACGCGGTTCTGCCCGCGGTGCGGCAGCGTGCTCGAGAGCCGCGCAGCCGGTCACGAGCTGCGGTGCACGGCCTGCGACCGTCCGCAGTTCCCGCGCACGGATCCGGCCGTGATCATGGCGGTCCTGCACGAGGACTCCCTGCTGCTCGGCAGGCACCCCTCGTGGCCGGAGAACCGCTGGTCGACCCTCGCCGGGTTCTGCGAGCCGGGCGAGACGCTCGAGGACGCCGTACGGCGCGAGGTGCTCGAGGAGGTCGGGCTCGAGGTGGGAGCGGTGGACTACTTCGGCAACCAGCCCTGGCCGCTGCCCGCCAGCCTCATGCTCGGCTTCGTCGCTCACGCGACCACGACCGACATCCACGTGGACGAGGCCGAGATCGCCGATGCCCGCTGGTGGACGCGTGAGGAGTTCCTCGAGGACGTCCGTGCCGGGAGGCTGCTCGTCCCACGCGGCGTCTCGATCTCGACCTCGTTGATCGTGCAGTGGCTCGGCCAGCCCCTGGAGGGCGGCTGGAACTAG
- a CDS encoding mycoredoxin, giving the protein MTFTMFSTPWCGYCHRLKSQLDREGIEFETVDIEQHPEAARTVEEANGGNQTVPTLLFADGSTLTNPSVAQVKQRLAALS; this is encoded by the coding sequence ATGACCTTCACGATGTTCAGCACCCCGTGGTGTGGCTACTGCCACCGGCTCAAGAGCCAGCTCGACCGCGAGGGCATCGAGTTCGAGACCGTCGACATCGAGCAGCACCCCGAGGCGGCCCGGACGGTCGAGGAGGCCAACGGCGGCAACCAGACGGTGCCCACCCTCCTCTTCGCCGACGGCAGCACGCTGACGAACCCGTCGGTCGCCCAGGTGAAGCAGAGGCTCGCAGCCCTGTCTTGA
- a CDS encoding ATP-dependent DNA helicase UvrD2, with amino-acid sequence MLDALDPEQRQVAEALRGPVRVLAGAGSGKTRAITHRIAHGVATGVYAPTEVLALSFTTRAAGEMRERLRALGAPGVQARTFHSAALRQLRFFWPRVHGRDLPELTESKLAMMALAVRRQRLSADRAMLRDLASEVEWAKVSNVGPDDYVRVARQRGRTVSGVEPEVVARTLDAYEDVKRAQGRMDMEDVLLLTAGLLAEDEAAAAQVRRQYKWFVVDEFQDVSPLQSALLDLWLGGRDELCVVGDPAQTIYSFAGADARYLRDFPLRFPGATQVELVRNYRSTPEVVAAANRLLDGTASKGVELLAQRGSGAAVVYHRAEDEVAEADAVATRIARLRDAGTPASSIAVLFRINAQSERFEEAFAGRQIPYVVRGAARFFDRPEVRQGISLLRGAARSTADGSGADSVADSVVAVLGQMGHTTEPPEGRGEVRNRWESLQALVDLGRDYGTTHPGADLAAFVDDLDRRAAEQHAPVADAVTLATIHSAKGLEWDAVFVTGMHDKMMPISQARTPAEIEEERRLLYVAMTRARDELHVSWASAREPGGRASRSCSPFLDAVVAGTDDASARTSGRTRRNRKAMRCRECGGALTTPAEKKTGRCAGCPASYDEALYERLRAWRLERSSADKVPAFVVFTDATLQLIAEHRPGDESALRRVNGVGPSKIAKYGDEVLALLSESA; translated from the coding sequence TTGCTCGACGCGCTTGATCCCGAGCAACGGCAGGTCGCCGAGGCGCTCCGAGGGCCGGTGAGAGTGCTCGCCGGCGCGGGGAGCGGCAAGACGCGCGCGATCACCCACCGCATCGCCCACGGTGTCGCGACCGGGGTCTACGCCCCCACCGAGGTGCTCGCCCTCTCCTTCACCACCCGCGCCGCCGGCGAGATGCGCGAGCGCCTTCGGGCGCTGGGCGCACCGGGGGTCCAGGCGCGCACCTTCCACTCGGCGGCCCTGCGCCAGCTCCGCTTCTTCTGGCCGCGGGTGCACGGTCGCGACCTCCCCGAGCTCACCGAGTCCAAGCTCGCGATGATGGCGCTGGCGGTCCGGCGCCAGCGGCTCTCGGCCGACCGGGCGATGCTGCGCGACCTTGCCAGCGAGGTCGAGTGGGCCAAGGTCTCCAACGTCGGACCCGACGACTACGTCCGCGTCGCCCGGCAGCGCGGTCGCACCGTGAGCGGGGTCGAGCCCGAGGTCGTGGCCCGCACGCTCGACGCCTACGAGGACGTCAAGCGCGCCCAGGGCCGGATGGACATGGAGGACGTCCTGCTGCTCACCGCGGGCCTGCTGGCCGAGGACGAGGCGGCAGCGGCACAGGTCCGCCGCCAGTACAAGTGGTTCGTCGTCGACGAGTTCCAGGACGTGTCCCCGCTCCAGTCGGCCCTGCTCGACCTGTGGCTGGGAGGCCGCGACGAGCTCTGCGTGGTGGGAGACCCCGCCCAGACGATCTACTCCTTCGCGGGTGCGGACGCGCGCTACCTGCGCGACTTCCCCCTCCGGTTCCCTGGGGCCACCCAGGTCGAGCTCGTGCGCAACTACCGGTCCACGCCCGAGGTCGTCGCGGCGGCCAACCGGCTGCTCGACGGCACTGCGAGCAAGGGCGTCGAGCTGCTCGCACAGCGCGGCAGCGGAGCTGCGGTCGTCTACCACCGCGCCGAGGACGAGGTGGCCGAGGCCGATGCCGTGGCGACTCGCATCGCGCGGCTTCGCGACGCGGGCACGCCCGCGAGCAGCATCGCGGTCCTGTTCCGGATCAACGCGCAGTCCGAGCGGTTCGAGGAGGCGTTCGCAGGACGACAGATCCCCTACGTCGTTCGAGGTGCCGCGAGGTTCTTCGACCGGCCCGAGGTGCGTCAGGGCATCAGCCTGCTGCGGGGGGCTGCGCGCAGCACCGCCGACGGCTCCGGGGCTGACTCAGTGGCCGACTCCGTGGTCGCGGTGCTCGGCCAGATGGGCCACACGACCGAGCCGCCCGAGGGTCGCGGCGAGGTCCGCAACCGGTGGGAGTCGCTGCAGGCGCTGGTCGACCTCGGCCGCGACTACGGCACCACGCACCCGGGCGCCGACCTCGCTGCCTTCGTCGACGACCTCGACCGTCGTGCCGCGGAGCAGCACGCCCCGGTGGCCGACGCCGTCACCCTGGCCACGATCCACTCCGCCAAGGGACTCGAGTGGGATGCGGTCTTCGTGACCGGCATGCACGACAAGATGATGCCGATCTCCCAGGCCCGGACCCCCGCCGAGATCGAGGAGGAGCGCCGGCTTCTCTACGTCGCGATGACACGCGCGCGAGACGAGCTGCACGTCTCGTGGGCCTCGGCCCGCGAGCCGGGCGGTCGAGCGTCACGGTCCTGCTCGCCGTTCCTCGACGCCGTGGTCGCGGGCACCGATGACGCGTCCGCTCGCACCAGCGGTCGCACCCGACGCAACCGCAAGGCCATGCGGTGTCGTGAGTGCGGCGGCGCCCTGACCACCCCGGCCGAGAAGAAGACCGGGCGCTGCGCGGGGTGTCCCGCGTCCTACGACGAGGCGCTCTACGAGCGGCTGCGGGCCTGGCGCCTGGAGCGCTCCTCCGCCGACAAGGTGCCGGCGTTCGTGGTGTTCACCGACGCCACCCTCCAGCTGATCGCCGAGCACCGTCCCGGTGACGAGAGCGCCCTCCGACGCGTCAACGGGGTGGGTCCCAGCAAGATCGCCAAGTACGGCGACGAGGTGCTCGCGCTCCTCTCCGAGAGTGCCTGA
- a CDS encoding WhiB family transcriptional regulator, translating into MTISVLDRTAAADVFSPLGALHDAVADVDEDLLPCRVNDAELWFAESPRDVEYAKALCADCPVRALCLDGALERREPWGVWGGQLFLQGAVIPRKRPRGRPRKNQDGAAA; encoded by the coding sequence ATGACCATCAGCGTTCTCGACCGCACCGCCGCTGCCGATGTCTTCTCGCCCCTGGGGGCGTTGCACGACGCAGTGGCCGACGTGGACGAAGACCTGCTGCCCTGCCGCGTGAACGACGCGGAGCTGTGGTTCGCCGAGTCCCCCCGGGACGTGGAGTACGCCAAGGCTCTGTGCGCGGACTGCCCCGTGCGGGCGCTGTGCCTCGACGGAGCCCTCGAGCGGCGCGAGCCGTGGGGCGTCTGGGGCGGCCAGCTCTTCCTCCAGGGCGCGGTGATCCCGCGCAAGCGTCCTCGCGGACGGCCTCGCAAGAACCAGGACGGAGCCGCCGCCTAG
- a CDS encoding DUF5679 domain-containing protein, which yields MAETWSGEFYCVKCKEKREAEGEVRVNDKGTKMAKAVCPVCSTNLNRILGKA from the coding sequence ATGGCGGAGACCTGGAGCGGTGAGTTCTACTGCGTCAAGTGCAAGGAGAAGCGCGAAGCAGAGGGCGAGGTCCGCGTCAACGACAAGGGCACCAAGATGGCCAAGGCCGTCTGCCCCGTCTGCAGCACCAACCTCAACCGCATCCTCGGCAAGGCGTGA